The genomic region aaacctGAGCAGCGCTCTGTCGTCATCAGCTGATTGCTGCGTCGACTGCAAATATTCGCGCAACTGCGCTACGGAGCGCCGAATTTTGTTTACAGATAAATCCATTGAAAAATCGTAGCACTACAATGTATTCACTccaatttttgttgattttactTTCCAAGGCACTATTGCACACTTTTATGcacaatttgtaaaaaaaaatgggattatttaaatgaaataacagCAATTTGAATCATGCACTTTAATTCACACCGCTCACAGCCAAATCAACGAAAACATGCGGCTTCTCAAACACGTGTAGTGCCAGTGTTGCTTCTTCACAATTGGAACCTGAATTTTGACTGCGCACCAAAACGTAACGTCTGGCATCGCTTTAATTTGACAGTTGAATGCATATGTCattctaaaaaataaacatttttatttagtgGACATTTCATATCaacaaatttagaatatttagTGGATAGTGTGAAATTCACaatttatttgtggaaaattgtttattcTGTCGGGAGCAGTTGTCAGAACAATTGAGGAATGGCAGATGTACGTGATATTTTAGACATCGAGCGGGCGAATACGCCTGAAGTGACTCGTGAATCATTTCTGGTGCAGAAACGGCGGAACTTTGAAAAGTAAGTTTTTATTCACTGTAAACAATATAATTGTACTAATGCTATattttcaacccaaacaaccgCAGAGCTAAAGGAGTTTCCAAACGCCCAGAGGGTATGCACCGCGAAGTATTCGCTTTGCTCTACAATGACAACAAAGATGCTCCACCGCTTTTACCAACAGACACtggtatattatttatatatttttacccaaaacacattcagcataaaataattttgcagcACTTGGTATTGGAGCGGGTTACAAGCAAGCGAAAGCTCGTTTGGGAATGAAAAAAGTGCGCAAGTGGGAATGGGCTCCTTTCAATAATCCAGCACGCACAGACGGCGCTGTATTCCATCATTGGCGTCGTACTACAGACGAtcagaaggattatccctttgCCAAATTCAATAAGCAGCTTCAAATACCCACCTACACCATGACAGAGTATAACACGCACTTGCGCACGAACGTACAAAAATGGAACAAAGCACAAACCGATCATCTGTTCGATTTGGCTAAACGGTAAATGTTGTAATAAACTATATTTAagattagaaatatatatttttttaaaacgaaatttagTTTCGATCTGCGGTTTATCGTAATGGCTGATCGTTGGGATCGTGCACAGCATGGCGTTAAATCTGTGGAAGATCTGAAAGAGCGCTACTATGAAGTAGTAGGTCTGCTCGCCAAAGCCAAGGGACAGAATAGTGACAAAAAATCATATGCTTTTGATGCAGAACACGAAAGGAAGCGCAAGGATcaactgaaaaaattatttgaacgaACTACCCAACAAGTAGAAGAAGAGCAAATGCTCTTGAATGAGCTTAAGAAGATCGAAGCACGCAAGAAGGAGCGCGAACGCAAAACTCAAGATCTACAAAAACTCATCTCACAGGCGGATCAGGTacgaatatttgtttataaagattttcctagtaattcattttgaaaaatccatAACCACACCAGCAAAGTGATGCCGCAACCAATGTGCAGAGTGCACGCAAATATGAAAAGAAACTTGTTAAGAAAAAACTACATCATCAACCGCGTCCCTCGAAGGTTGATTCGGTCGTAAATGCTATAGAAATAGGTGGCAGTGGCATAAAGTTCTCAGACCTACGTGGATCTGGTGTTTCATTGCGATCACAGAAAATGAAGCTGCCTGCAAACATCGGTCAGCGTAAGGTAAAAGCATTGGAACAAGCCATACAAGAGTTTAAAGTCGGTgagtgatttttctgaaacatttattttgtttcgttg from Bactrocera tryoni isolate S06 chromosome 3, CSIRO_BtryS06_freeze2, whole genome shotgun sequence harbors:
- the LOC120772610 gene encoding DNA methyltransferase 1-associated protein 1 encodes the protein MADVRDILDIERANTPEVTRESFLVQKRRNFEKAKGVSKRPEGMHREVFALLYNDNKDAPPLLPTDTALGIGAGYKQAKARLGMKKVRKWEWAPFNNPARTDGAVFHHWRRTTDDQKDYPFAKFNKQLQIPTYTMTEYNTHLRTNVQKWNKAQTDHLFDLAKRFDLRFIVMADRWDRAQHGVKSVEDLKERYYEVVGLLAKAKGQNSDKKSYAFDAEHERKRKDQLKKLFERTTQQVEEEQMLLNELKKIEARKKERERKTQDLQKLISQADQQSDAATNVQSARKYEKKLVKKKLHHQPRPSKVDSVVNAIEIGGSGIKFSDLRGSGVSLRSQKMKLPANIGQRKVKALEQAIQEFKVDPSPPPTEEICNAFNELRSDMVLLCELRTALSTCVYEMESLKHQYEAACPGKTLNIPPSLIPAEPIKEEIIEPGTSASTNA